The genomic interval GGGGTTgctttagttttgttttctactCTTGTTCTGCCTTTTTGACTTTAGTAACTGTCTCCGGGAGGGTTGACTGGACCTTAAACTGTATTTGCCCATAAGGAcggggcaggagggagagctgcCCAGCATGGTATGAGTTTTGCTCTGTGGGAGGACAGTGTGTGACTCAGGCAGATAGTTTGATTCTGCCTTGCCCGTGCTGGTATCCTGCAAgggtttaaaaaagaaaagcaagacaGGATGAGACGTGACACTCAATACCTCTTTGCTGGGAGGCCAGTCTGAGACACACACCTCCTGCCACAGTCTGTCCTTCAAAGGCAGATGGGTTTTTCTGCGcagaagggaaagcagaaagCGCCCGAGCTTTTCTGAGCTTTCCTGGTGGTTAGGTTGCAGTTGTTACAGGAGCCAGCTCTTCCTGGAGCTGATGTATCCGAGGGCTGCTCTGTACCGGCACTGGCAGTCGGTGGGGAATGGACGGGGAGTGCCCGCTGACTCCCCAGGTCTCTCAGAGGGGCATCTCCCATCCACTCCTCTCTGGTCTTGAGACTTCTTCCTCTGCCCTGAGAAGGAACAGCAGCGCTCGGAGGTTCAGAACCTGCCGATTTCCTTTTGTTATTGCACTGTGTGAGGATAATTTGTTGGTAACTGTTGAAAGCAAAGTCACATTGAGGCTGCATTTGTTACTGAGATGATTTGATGCACTGACAGTTTGGGAACGCACATACTTTGAGGAGCCCAGAGAGTGCCCACCCGGGGGATCTGGGCCCCGTGGCCCGGAGCACAGCTGCTCTTGGCCCTTTTCCTTCCGTTTCTGACGCGGGGCGGGGGCATAGCCCTCGCCATGGCAAAGCCCCTGATTTATCCCAGAGCTCAGCTACGCTTTCTCACCCCGCGCTCCCCGatttcctggctgcaggaggaggttcccctgggcagcgctgcccggagccgccccgcgtggggaggggtgggaaggagggcGGAGGGGAGCGCTGTGCCTCGGGGGCCCGCAGAGCCGAGCGCCAGCCCCTCCTCCCCGGGCCAGCCGAGGCAGCGGTGCCCGCTTTGCTGCTATTCCCGTGTGGCCAGTGGAGCCGTCTGTCCCCGGGGCACCCCCGGGCCTGCCTGCCGCGCCCGGGCTGCCCAGGAGCACCCCGCTCCCCCTGTATGAATGTATATTTTATAAGGACTGACGCAGATCATGGTATCTGAAAATACTAAAAAAGGAACCTTAGGgcgttttggggttttttttgtacaaaccgacatgtttttttttttaaggagaagCGGGTCATTGCAAAGGGCTgggtatctttttttttctggttttctttcatttcaaagcAATACCAAGTTCTTCAGCAGGACGGTCTGTGCAGAATCATGCCATTCACCCATACACTGGTCCACTCTCAACACTTGCAAATTTTTTTATAACTataaatacaatatatataGGAACTAATATAGTAATGCACCGTGTAATGAAGCCTAGTTCAGTATCGGTTCATGGCTTTTAATTCTCTTTAACACTATAGATAAGGATTGTGTTACAGTTGCTCACAGCTCCAGGAAAGCCTTGCTGCTCACTCCCCGCTGGCAGCCAGGGCCAGAAGCTGGGAGCGGGTGGTTTGGCTTTTCCTGGCCCTTCTTGTTACAGTCAGTACTTGTACAACTtggtttcttcctttccttcctctcgTTTTGGTTATGAATGTTGGGGTACCACCTACATATAGGGAAAAatgtgctctgtgctttcctggtATCTTTTTAACAAGGTACAGTAGCTTCGTCTATCGGCCGAGAACTATACTTGTGGTGTTTCTTTTATTGAACTTACAGTCTCTTTAGTAACTACAGATAGGTGAATAATtgtttcaaaaaagaaaaaaaaaaaaaaagaaaaaaaaaaaaaaagctctgcaAAGGCAAGGTTATGTTCTAGAAATACATTTCTTGACAACTTATCATGTATaacaaaagttttttttcttgtgttcttCCAATCTactggttgtttggtttttttgtttttttggctttggttttttgggttttttttaaaaaagaggaaacgTGTCTAAAGTACATCAGTGTTAactccctgccacagggaagaaggaaatactttaatagtttaaaaaaatgctgaaagctCTGCAAAAGActgaatgtaaaaataaaaagtgtacatagttgtaaaaaaaaaaaaaaggagtttttaaacatgtttattttctatgcacttttttttatttaagtgaTAGTTTAATTAATAAACATGTCAAGTTTATTGCTGCAGAGGGCTCTCTCCATTTCTTCTTGAGAActgagaagctgctgcttctccaggaCGCTCACAAGGGCTGGGAGCCCCTGGCCAGCGCCAAGGGCTGCCCGGGGTGTTCAGTGCGGAGCCCTCGGCCCCGGCTGTGCCCCTGACCTTGGCCGGGCGGTGGggccccagcccaggctgccatAGGACGAGGCAGGGTGAACATTAACTGGGCTGCGGCAGCCACAGCCGCAGTGACACAGCAGCATGGCCACAGCCAACGACAGGGCCGTCCTGCAGACCATCTTCAACCCCAGCACCCCTTTTGGGGATATCCCAGGGttggatgaggaggaggaggatgtcCAGGACGAGGGTGAGTGATGATGCATCAGGTTCTCCCTGGAATTGCCAGCAGGGTCCCCACAGGGCAAGCaggtgggcagggaaggaggctctgcaggctgggagcagagcctgcttGAGGATGGACGTCGGCACCCTGTCCTGTGTCTGTTCCCTTCTGGACAGGGAGTGCAGGGTGGCAGTGGGACGGGGCCCCGTGGGTCGTCCTGGTGCCTCCACTTCCCAGTTACGGTCTCCCGTTTGCACTGCAACAGTGGAAGCTTTTCCGTTGGAGCTGCTGGATCAAGTgcgggagctggagctgcagggcgTTTCTGCAGCTGAGTCAGGAGACATCAGCACGGCCCTGGAGCGGTTCAGCGAGGCCATTCGCCTGCTGCCCGAGCGCGCCTCGGGCTACAACAACCGGGCCCAGGCGCTGCGTTTGCGCGGAGACGTGGCAGGTGAGCGGCGCAGGTGAGCGGCGCAGGTGCGGGCGGTCTCCTGGAAGCCCCAGCCCCTACCGACGCCTGCCCTCGTTGCCAGGTGCCCTGCAGGACCTGGACGCTGCCATACGGCTGAGCCGCGGCCGCGGCCGTGCCGCCTGCCAGAGCTTCGTGCAGCGCGGCCTCATCCACCGGCTGCAGGCGCGGGACGAGGACGCCCGGCGGGACTTGGAGCGCGCAGCGCGCCTGGGCAGCGCCTTCGCCCGACAGCAGCTCGTGCTCCTCAACCCCTACTCTGCGCTCTGCAACCAAATGCTCTGCGAGATGCTCGGTCGGCTGCGCAACCCCGATGGGGCCGGGAGCGACTGAGACGGGCAGGAGATGGGCTGGGTAGAGCCGTGCTCCTGAGCTGGCCCAGGCAGACACGCCCAGAAAAGGTCCACCTCAGGTGCCAGAGCTCCCGTGCCTCCCTCTGGCTAACAGCCAGGGACGGGAAAGCACCAAAGCACCTTGCTGTGTGTGTCTCGCTGTGCTCAACCCCGAATAAAGCTCCCTCTGTTCCCAGCACCTGGGCTCTGCTCGTGGCATTGCAGGAGGCATTGTGGTGCGATTCCCAAGCGTGCACAGCCCCGGTGAGATGGGTGCCGCGGCGGGCGCAAGTCTGGGCCCTCTTCCTGCAGGGGGGAGATGGGAATCGCGGGGACGCGCACACCCCGTCCCGGCCGGGCAGCCCCGGCAAGCGGCGGCCCCGAGCCCGCGGCTGCGCGCGGCGATCGCGCTCGGGGAGGCGGCGACGGGGCCCGGCCAGAGGGACGAGCGCTCGCAGCCGCGCCGGGCCCGCCCCCGCGCCTCATGCACTGCCCTgcccgccgggcccgggcgCAGAGCCGCACTGCAGACTGGGCTGCACacggcagcagcaatgctgcAGGTAAGGTGCGCCTGGGCCACATCCTCCGaccctgctgtgtgctggaacACCACGTCCCTGCTCTAGCTGCGTCTCCTAGCGCTGAGCACGGCTGATACAACATGGGGTGTGCCAGCGGCTGGCCGGGGGCTGCCCTTGCCCTCCTGCTGCTACCGCTGCTCAGCCTCCTGGCGCTCTGCTTGGCAGGTGAGGCTCTGGTGGGGTGCGGTGCATGACGCCCAGAGCAGGacccctgccacagctctgaTGCGGGGGGGCtctctggcagcactggaggAACTGGACCCCGCCACTGAGAGGCAGCCGCGAACAGTGTGCACCCTGCAGGAAGGGGAGAGTCGTATCTTCACCTGCTGGGTGCCCCGGCCAGCCCCCGGTGCCACGCTGGCCTGGTACCTCAACGGTCAGAAACAGGAAGTGAACCTCTCGACTGCAGACACTGCCAGCATCCTCACCTTCACTGGCCAGCGCTCCGACCACCAGCTCAACTGCTCCCTGACCATCCCGACCTCCAGTGAGAGCTACAACACCTCCATCCTTCTCAATGTGCAGTGTAAGGTCCGCGGTGCTggcctgctccagactgggatgTGGGGAGGGTGTGTGGGGCtcccatccagcctgggcaggacCATAACCTGCATCCATCACAGCCATAGCAGGGCAGCATCTTGTCAGTCCTGTGCAAACGAGGTAGACAAGTGCTCCTGGACCCAGGCGAGACAAatcctgctctcagctgtgttgtccccatccctccccccCATCTCACTGCCTGTTTTTTACCCAGATAAGCCAGAGATCCTCCAGGAAGGTGCCCACTACCAGCAGGTTGAGGGCACTGGCCTTCTCCTGGTGCTCTTTGTGCTGGTGCAAGCCAACCCACCTGCCAGCATCACCTGGATGGACAAGCATGGGCATGTGATGGCTAACACCTCCAAATTTCTCCTTCTGGGTGCCACGAGCTACCCAGGCCTGGCCAACCACTCACTCCACATCCATCTTAACTGCACAGCTGGAAACCTCTCCATCAGTGCAGCCAACAGTGTGGGCATCACCactgcctccctcctgcccacaggTAACTGTTGAGGGGTGGGCATGGTGCAATGGCCCTGTGGAAGGGTGCTGATGGCTCTGCACTGCCGGTGCAGGTCTGCTGGATGCCCGTGTGGAGCTGCCTGTCCTGGGAGTTGCCattggagcagccctggccctatctgccctgctcagcctgggctcctgtgctgcctgcctggcatGTCGCTTGCCCGAGCTTATGCGAGGTCCGGGGCAAGCAGGACCCAGCCCACggagccagtgctcccagtgcagcagctgtgagcccccgcagccccagggcacacgTCTGCCCCGCCAGACTCAGTCCCTGCCACCCAACCTGCGCCTCGGTGACCTTGCACAGGAAGAGGGAGGTAAAACCCTGATGTGCCAGTGCAGCACATGTGGGGCTGCGGGTCTTGTCTGGGTGAAGGATAGATGTCCTGGCTCTTATTCCTTTGCTTCCCTGCAGCTTCCCCCAAGGATGCAGGAGCCAGTGCTAGGGGAGAAGAAAGTGCCCTGCTAGGACTGGAAAACTCCCTGGTCCGCAGCAAGCTTGGTAAGGGAGCAGGTGGGCAAGCAGCCCTAAAAATGTGCCGTGAGACGTGGAGCTCCGTGGCTGCCCCAACAGGCAATGAGTTCTTTGTCCTGCAGGTTTTATCCAGCTCCCAGTGTCTGGGCGCATCTACAAAGTGCCCAGCATGAGCAGTGATGAGATctggctgtgagctgcagcGTGGTGCCcgtgagccagggctgtgccagagctgagcagctgaGGGTGCCAGGAAGGCCGCGGTGGAAGTGGCAGCtgaccagccccagctctgtgctgtgcaaggCTTGGGAGCTGTGCCATCAGCCAAGGCATGGTTAAATGTAGTCCCTGAACTTTACTGATATTCTGTTATAATCAAAATGCATCAAAACCGTTTATAGCCAGGCTCCAGCACTGCAATTC from Ammospiza nelsoni isolate bAmmNel1 chromosome 24, bAmmNel1.pri, whole genome shotgun sequence carries:
- the TTC36 gene encoding tetratricopeptide repeat protein 36 yields the protein MATANDRAVLQTIFNPSTPFGDIPGLDEEEEDVQDEVEAFPLELLDQVRELELQGVSAAESGDISTALERFSEAIRLLPERASGYNNRAQALRLRGDVAGALQDLDAAIRLSRGRGRAACQSFVQRGLIHRLQARDEDARRDLERAARLGSAFARQQLVLLNPYSALCNQMLCEMLGRLRNPDGAGSD
- the TMEM25 gene encoding transmembrane protein 25 gives rise to the protein MGCASGWPGAALALLLLPLLSLLALCLAALEELDPATERQPRTVCTLQEGESRIFTCWVPRPAPGATLAWYLNGQKQEVNLSTADTASILTFTGQRSDHQLNCSLTIPTSSESYNTSILLNVQYKPEILQEGAHYQQVEGTGLLLVLFVLVQANPPASITWMDKHGHVMANTSKFLLLGATSYPGLANHSLHIHLNCTAGNLSISAANSVGITTASLLPTGLLDARVELPVLGVAIGAALALSALLSLGSCAACLACRLPELMRGPGQAGPSPRSQCSQCSSCEPPQPQGTRLPRQTQSLPPNLRLGDLAQEEGASPKDAGASARGEESALLGLENSLVRSKLGFIQLPVSGRIYKVPSMSSDEIWL